The Aneurinibacillus migulanus genome contains the following window.
GGTAATTGCCTGGCTGACCCCGCCCAGCATAAGACGCGCATAATTAGATAGGCCACGTGAGCCGAGAATAATCAGATCGACATCCAGCTCCTCTGCGGTATCAAGAATTAGGCTTTTTGGATCTTCTGCCCGTACTACTTTGCTAAAGGAGACACCGTGGTTTAAGAATAAATCAGCGATTTCCGTCGCTTTTTCTTCCCAATATGCTTCCATTTCTTCTTCGGTAATTGGTTTGGCACCGAGAATATGGGAAGGCGATTTCGGGTAGGCCGTAACTACGGTAACGGCAGTTTTGAATTGGTCAGCGATTTCAGCCGCTTTTTCGGCTGCACGCTTTGCATGCTCTGAGCCGTCATAGGCAAGCAAGATATGGTGGTACATGTTCATTCCTCCAGTATGTGTCATATTTGTTCATTGTATAGCTTGAGAGTGAGATGCGTCAAAAGTGGTGCTGGTGAAAGGGAAAGATGTCCTTAATGCAGAATACATCTTGATGAATCTTTTATATAGTAGGCTTCGTATATACCGGTACCGATATATTTTTAGGAAGGATGAAGCGCGATGCTGAATAAGTTTCTTGCCAGTTTTGGAATTGGAGCGGCCAAGGTTGATGCCCGCCTGTCCCAGTCGAGAGTATATCCCGGTGGAGAGCTGCAAGGGGAGGTACATATCGAAGGAGGAAACGCTGAGCAATCGATTTCTCAGATTTATATGTATTTATATACGGAATACTATAAAGAAACGAACGACTCCAAGACGAAGCATAAAGAAATATTGGCCTCCTATCGTGTTGCGGATTCTTTGCTGATT
Protein-coding sequences here:
- a CDS encoding universal stress protein → MYHHILLAYDGSEHAKRAAEKAAEIADQFKTAVTVVTAYPKSPSHILGAKPITEEEMEAYWEEKATEIADLFLNHGVSFSKVVRAEDPKSLILDTAEELDVDLIILGSRGLSNYARLMLGGVSQAITQHAECDVLVVK